A single region of the Stenotrophomonas sp. Marseille-Q4652 genome encodes:
- a CDS encoding HAMP domain-containing sensor histidine kinase — protein sequence MPHGLPRKIRIAFLLQAVLASLAIVLGGFLVSLVIKHGLINTVLQEEANYYWSLHSASPVQPPPNTQNIRGYLVPTGQSSLNLPSNLRELPVGFHELEGSDQLVLVDERPAGRLYLVFLRSQAERLAFWFGIVPVLLILLAVYAVSWITYRSSRRLVSPVNWLARRISHWDPRNPDASELAPDRLPADVQGETRQLAASLHSLATRVSEHVSRERNFTRDASHELRTPLTVIRVASDMALGDPDLPPRLQRGLQRIQRAGRDMEAVIDAFLILARESDIEPQSELFEVADVVRHEVDSAREMLAGRPVELNLEVTGPNQLHAPPRVMQVVVGNLLRNACSYTNQGRIDVEVAPDRVVIRDTGIGMSAEELAKVFEPFYRTDPSRPQGTGLGLSIVRRLCDRFGWDVELSSEPGRGTVATIRFA from the coding sequence ATGCCGCACGGGTTGCCGCGCAAGATCCGTATCGCCTTCTTGCTGCAGGCCGTGCTGGCCAGTCTGGCGATCGTGCTGGGCGGCTTCCTGGTGTCGCTGGTGATCAAGCACGGCCTGATCAACACCGTGCTTCAGGAAGAAGCGAACTACTACTGGAGCCTGCATTCGGCCTCGCCGGTGCAGCCGCCGCCCAATACCCAGAACATCCGCGGCTACCTGGTCCCCACCGGCCAGTCCAGCCTCAACCTGCCGTCCAACCTGCGTGAGCTGCCGGTCGGCTTCCATGAGCTGGAAGGCTCGGACCAGCTGGTACTCGTTGACGAGCGCCCGGCCGGCCGCCTGTACCTGGTGTTCCTGCGTTCGCAGGCCGAACGGCTGGCGTTCTGGTTCGGCATCGTGCCGGTGCTGCTGATCCTGCTGGCGGTCTATGCCGTGTCGTGGATCACCTACCGATCCTCGCGACGGCTGGTGTCGCCGGTCAACTGGCTGGCCCGGCGCATCTCGCACTGGGATCCGCGCAATCCTGACGCCAGCGAACTGGCGCCGGACCGTCTGCCCGCCGACGTGCAGGGCGAAACCCGCCAGCTGGCCGCCTCGCTGCATTCGCTGGCCACGCGCGTCAGCGAGCATGTCTCCCGCGAGCGCAATTTCACCCGCGACGCCAGCCACGAGCTGCGCACGCCGCTGACCGTGATCCGCGTTGCCAGCGACATGGCCCTGGGCGACCCGGACCTGCCGCCGCGGCTGCAGCGTGGCCTGCAGCGTATCCAGCGTGCGGGCCGTGACATGGAGGCGGTGATCGATGCCTTCCTGATCCTGGCGCGCGAATCGGACATCGAACCGCAGAGCGAACTGTTCGAAGTCGCCGACGTGGTCCGTCACGAGGTCGACAGCGCGCGCGAGATGCTGGCCGGGCGCCCGGTCGAGCTGAACCTCGAGGTCACCGGTCCCAACCAGCTGCACGCGCCGCCGCGGGTGATGCAGGTGGTGGTCGGCAACCTGCTGCGCAATGCCTGCAGCTATACCAACCAAGGCCGCATCGATGTCGAGGTGGCCCCGGACCGTGTCGTGATCCGCGATACCGGCATCGGCATGTCCGCCGAGGAACTGGCCAAGGTGTTCGAGCCGTTCTACCGGACCGACCCGAGCCGCCCGCAAGGCACCGGCCTGGGCCTGTCGATCGTGCGCAGGCTGTGCGACCGATTCGGCTGGGATGTGGAGCTGAGCAGCGAGCCGGGGCGCGGGACGGTGGCGACGATCCGCTTCGCCTGA
- a CDS encoding response regulator transcription factor: MRQTKETSGLVLVVEDNRNISEMIGEYLEGRGFEVDYACDGLDGYRLAAENSYDVVVLDLMLPRLDGIEVCRRLRNDARKSTPVLMLTARDTLDDKLTGLGFGADDYLTKPFAIQELEARLRALIRRERRQVGSEVLKVADLVLDPVSMRATRAGTELQLSPIGLKLLTILMRESPRVVTRQEIEREIWGNGLPDSDTLRSHLYNLRKIIDKPFDRPLLHTVQSAGYRIADIAQPMN, translated from the coding sequence ATGCGACAGACAAAGGAAACGTCCGGCCTGGTTCTTGTGGTCGAAGACAACCGCAACATCTCCGAGATGATCGGGGAATACCTGGAAGGCCGTGGTTTCGAAGTGGACTACGCCTGCGACGGCCTTGACGGTTATCGCCTGGCGGCCGAGAACAGCTACGACGTCGTCGTGCTGGACCTGATGCTGCCGCGCCTGGACGGCATCGAGGTGTGCCGCCGCCTGCGCAACGACGCACGCAAGTCGACCCCGGTGCTGATGCTGACTGCCCGCGACACGCTGGACGACAAGCTGACCGGCCTGGGCTTCGGTGCCGACGACTACCTGACCAAGCCGTTCGCGATCCAGGAGCTGGAAGCGCGCCTGCGTGCCCTCATCCGCCGCGAGCGTCGCCAGGTTGGTTCGGAAGTGCTGAAGGTGGCCGACCTGGTGCTGGACCCGGTGAGCATGCGTGCCACCCGCGCCGGCACCGAGCTGCAGCTCTCGCCGATCGGGCTGAAGCTGCTGACCATCCTCATGCGCGAATCGCCCCGCGTGGTGACCCGCCAGGAAATCGAGCGCGAGATCTGGGGCAATGGCCTGCCCGATTCGGACACCCTGCGCAGCCACCTGTACAACCTGCGCAAGATCATCGACAAGCCGTTCGACCGTCCGCTGCTGCACACCGTGCAGAGCGCCGGCTACCGCATTGCCGACATCGCCCAGCCGATGAACTGA
- a CDS encoding DMT family protein: MPTVPFTSYLYPVLLLIASNVFMTFAWYGHLKYKSAPLTTVVLVSWGIAFFEYCLQVPGNRLGSAVYSAPQLKGMQEAITLLVFAVFSATYLGQPLKWNHWAAFALILVAVLLMFKE, encoded by the coding sequence ATGCCCACCGTGCCCTTTACCAGCTACCTGTATCCGGTCCTGCTGCTGATCGCCAGCAACGTGTTCATGACTTTCGCCTGGTACGGGCACCTCAAGTACAAGAGCGCGCCCCTGACCACGGTGGTGCTGGTCAGCTGGGGCATCGCGTTCTTCGAGTACTGCCTGCAGGTGCCGGGTAACCGGCTCGGCAGCGCGGTGTACTCGGCCCCGCAGCTCAAGGGCATGCAGGAAGCGATCACCCTGCTGGTGTTCGCGGTGTTCTCCGCCACCTACCTCGGGCAGCCACTGAAGTGGAACCACTGGGCCGCGTTCGCGCTGATCCTGGTGGCTGTGCTGCTGATGTTCAAGGAGTAA
- a CDS encoding hemin uptake protein HemP has product MNSQPAVLRPRVLTLGEHRPSRVAPDGQVLESGALLKGQREVLIQHGDRVYRLRHTSNDKLILTK; this is encoded by the coding sequence ATGAATTCCCAGCCTGCCGTGTTGCGCCCGCGTGTCCTGACCCTGGGTGAGCACCGTCCCTCCCGCGTTGCCCCTGACGGGCAGGTCCTCGAGAGCGGAGCTCTGCTCAAGGGGCAGCGCGAGGTATTGATCCAGCACGGCGACCGCGTCTACCGGCTACGCCATACCAGCAACGACAAGCTGATCCTCACCAAGTAG